One genomic segment of Pseudorca crassidens isolate mPseCra1 chromosome X, mPseCra1.hap1, whole genome shotgun sequence includes these proteins:
- the RENBP gene encoding N-acylglucosamine 2-epimerase isoform X3 — translation MGRSEGEPCLQVQVSQDMEKERETLQAWKERVEHELDVVVAFWLEHSHDQEHGGFFTCLGRDGQVYDDLKYVWLQGRQVWMYCRLYRKLERFRRPELLNAAKAGGEFLLRYARVAPPAKKCAFVLTRDGRPVKVQRTIFSECFYTMAMNELWRVTGDTQYQSEAVEMMDQIVHWVREDPSGLGRPQLPGAPAAESMAVPMMLLSLVEQLGEADDELAGSYAELGDWCAQRILRHVQRGGQAVLENVSEDGEGLSGCLGRHQNPGHALEAGWFLLRHAVRRGDPKLRAHVIDKFLLLPFRSGWDPDHGGLFYFQDADGLCPTQLEWAMKLWWPHSEAMIAFLMGYSESGDSALLNIFYQVAEYTFRQEAGPHLRALILEPGVSPGSDPSFAIPSTGNGLAT, via the exons ATGGGGAGGTCTGAGGGGGAGCCGTGCCTCCAAGTGCAAGTTTCCCAGGAcatggagaaggagagagagacccTGCAGGCCTGGAAGGAGCGGGTGGAGCACGAGCTGGATGTCGTGGTGGCTTTCTGGTTGGAGCACTCCCACGACCAGGAGCACGG GGGCTTCTTCACGTGCCTTGGCCGTGACGGGCAGGTGTATGACGACCTCAAGTACGTCTGGCTGCAGGGGAGGCAG GTGTGGATGTATTGTCGCCTGTACCGCAAGCTTGAGCGCTTCCGCCGCCCTGAGCTTCTGAATGCGGCTAAAGCAG GTGGCGAATTTTTGCTGCGTTATGCCCGAGTGGCACCTCCTGCAAAGAAGTGTGCCTTTGTGCTGACGAGGGACGGCCGCCCGGTCAAGGTGCAGCGGACCATCTTCAGCGAGTGTTTCTACACCATGGCCATGAATGAGCTGTGGAGGGTGACAGGGGACACGCAGTACCAG AGCGAAGCGGTGGAGATGATGGATCAGATCGTGCACTGGGTGCGGGAGGACCCCTCTGGGCTGGGCCGGCCCCAGCTCCCTGGGGCCCCGGCCGCGGAGTCCATGGCGGTGCCCATGATGCTTCTCAGCCTGGTGGAGCAGCTCGGGGAGGCCGACGACGAGCTGGCGGGCAGCTACGCGGAGCTGGGGGACTGGTGCGCTCAGAGGATTCTGCGGCACGTGCAG AGGGGTGGGCAGGCTGTGCTGGAGAATGTGTCAGAGGATGGCGAGGGGCTTTCTGGCTGCCTGGGGAGACACCAGAACCCAG GCCACGCGCTGGAAGCTGGCTGGTTCCTGCTCCGTCACGCCGTCCGGAGAGGTGACCCCAAACTTCGAGCCCACGTTATCGACAAGTTCCTATTGTTGCCTTTCCGCTCTGGATGGGATCCCGACCATGGAGGTCTCTTCTACTTCCAGGATGCTGACGGCCTATGCCCCACCCAG CTGGAGTGGGCCATGAAGCTCTGGTGGCCGCACAGCGAAGCCATGATCGCCTTCCTCATGGGCTACAGTGAGAGCGGGGACTCCGCCTTGCTGAACATCTTCTACCAGGTGGCCGAGTACACTTTCCGCCAG GAGGCGGGACCTCATTTAAGAGCACTGATTCTGGAGCCGGGGGTCAGCCCGGGCTCTGACCCCAG TTTCGCGATTCCGAGTACGGGGAATGGTTTGGCTACCTGA
- the RENBP gene encoding N-acylglucosamine 2-epimerase isoform X4, protein MGRSEGEPCLQVQVSQDMEKERETLQAWKERVEHELDVVVAFWLEHSHDQEHGGFFTCLGRDGQVYDDLKYVWLQGRQVWMYCRLYRKLERFRRPELLNAAKAERSGGDDGSDRALGAGGPLWAGPAPAPWGPGRGVHGGAHDASQPGGAARGGRRRAGGQLRGAGGLVRSEDSAARAGHALEAGWFLLRHAVRRGDPKLRAHVIDKFLLLPFRSGWDPDHGGLFYFQDADGLCPTQLEWAMKLWWPHSEAMIAFLMGYSESGDSALLNIFYQVAEYTFRQFRDSEYGEWFGYLNREGKIALTIKGGPFKGCFHVPRCLAMCEEMLSDLLSRLAPASAPAPALSARSPPADPARRGAE, encoded by the exons ATGGGGAGGTCTGAGGGGGAGCCGTGCCTCCAAGTGCAAGTTTCCCAGGAcatggagaaggagagagagacccTGCAGGCCTGGAAGGAGCGGGTGGAGCACGAGCTGGATGTCGTGGTGGCTTTCTGGTTGGAGCACTCCCACGACCAGGAGCACGG GGGCTTCTTCACGTGCCTTGGCCGTGACGGGCAGGTGTATGACGACCTCAAGTACGTCTGGCTGCAGGGGAGGCAG GTGTGGATGTATTGTCGCCTGTACCGCAAGCTTGAGCGCTTCCGCCGCCCTGAGCTTCTGAATGCGGCTAAAGCAG AGCGAAGCGGTGGAGATGATGGATCAGATCGTGCACTGGGTGCGGGAGGACCCCTCTGGGCTGGGCCGGCCCCAGCTCCCTGGGGCCCCGGCCGCGGAGTCCATGGCGGTGCCCATGATGCTTCTCAGCCTGGTGGAGCAGCTCGGGGAGGCCGACGACGAGCTGGCGGGCAGCTACGCGGAGCTGGGGGACTGGTGCGCTCAGAGGATTCTGCGGCACGTGCAG GCCACGCGCTGGAAGCTGGCTGGTTCCTGCTCCGTCACGCCGTCCGGAGAGGTGACCCCAAACTTCGAGCCCACGTTATCGACAAGTTCCTATTGTTGCCTTTCCGCTCTGGATGGGATCCCGACCATGGAGGTCTCTTCTACTTCCAGGATGCTGACGGCCTATGCCCCACCCAG CTGGAGTGGGCCATGAAGCTCTGGTGGCCGCACAGCGAAGCCATGATCGCCTTCCTCATGGGCTACAGTGAGAGCGGGGACTCCGCCTTGCTGAACATCTTCTACCAGGTGGCCGAGTACACTTTCCGCCAG TTTCGCGATTCCGAGTACGGGGAATGGTTTGGCTACCTGAACCGAGAAGGGAAGATCGCCCTCACCATCAAGGGGGGTCCTTTCAAAG GCTGCTTCCACGTGCCGCGGTGCCTCGCCATGTGCGAGGAGATGCTGAGTGACCTGCTGAGCCGCCTCGCCCCGGCctcggccccggccccggccctcAGCGCCCGGTCTCCGCCCGCCGACCCCGCCCGCCGAGGCGCAGAATAA
- the RENBP gene encoding N-acylglucosamine 2-epimerase isoform X1, with amino-acid sequence MGRSEGEPCLQVQVSQDMEKERETLQAWKERVEHELDVVVAFWLEHSHDQEHGGFFTCLGRDGQVYDDLKYVWLQGRQVWMYCRLYRKLERFRRPELLNAAKAGGEFLLRYARVAPPAKKCAFVLTRDGRPVKVQRTIFSECFYTMAMNELWRVTGDTQYQSEAVEMMDQIVHWVREDPSGLGRPQLPGAPAAESMAVPMMLLSLVEQLGEADDELAGSYAELGDWCAQRILRHVQRGGQAVLENVSEDGEGLSGCLGRHQNPGHALEAGWFLLRHAVRRGDPKLRAHVIDKFLLLPFRSGWDPDHGGLFYFQDADGLCPTQLEWAMKLWWPHSEAMIAFLMGYSESGDSALLNIFYQVAEYTFRQFRDSEYGEWFGYLNREGKIALTIKGGPFKGCFHVPRCLAMCEEMLSDLLSRLAPASAPAPALSARSPPADPARRGAE; translated from the exons ATGGGGAGGTCTGAGGGGGAGCCGTGCCTCCAAGTGCAAGTTTCCCAGGAcatggagaaggagagagagacccTGCAGGCCTGGAAGGAGCGGGTGGAGCACGAGCTGGATGTCGTGGTGGCTTTCTGGTTGGAGCACTCCCACGACCAGGAGCACGG GGGCTTCTTCACGTGCCTTGGCCGTGACGGGCAGGTGTATGACGACCTCAAGTACGTCTGGCTGCAGGGGAGGCAG GTGTGGATGTATTGTCGCCTGTACCGCAAGCTTGAGCGCTTCCGCCGCCCTGAGCTTCTGAATGCGGCTAAAGCAG GTGGCGAATTTTTGCTGCGTTATGCCCGAGTGGCACCTCCTGCAAAGAAGTGTGCCTTTGTGCTGACGAGGGACGGCCGCCCGGTCAAGGTGCAGCGGACCATCTTCAGCGAGTGTTTCTACACCATGGCCATGAATGAGCTGTGGAGGGTGACAGGGGACACGCAGTACCAG AGCGAAGCGGTGGAGATGATGGATCAGATCGTGCACTGGGTGCGGGAGGACCCCTCTGGGCTGGGCCGGCCCCAGCTCCCTGGGGCCCCGGCCGCGGAGTCCATGGCGGTGCCCATGATGCTTCTCAGCCTGGTGGAGCAGCTCGGGGAGGCCGACGACGAGCTGGCGGGCAGCTACGCGGAGCTGGGGGACTGGTGCGCTCAGAGGATTCTGCGGCACGTGCAG AGGGGTGGGCAGGCTGTGCTGGAGAATGTGTCAGAGGATGGCGAGGGGCTTTCTGGCTGCCTGGGGAGACACCAGAACCCAG GCCACGCGCTGGAAGCTGGCTGGTTCCTGCTCCGTCACGCCGTCCGGAGAGGTGACCCCAAACTTCGAGCCCACGTTATCGACAAGTTCCTATTGTTGCCTTTCCGCTCTGGATGGGATCCCGACCATGGAGGTCTCTTCTACTTCCAGGATGCTGACGGCCTATGCCCCACCCAG CTGGAGTGGGCCATGAAGCTCTGGTGGCCGCACAGCGAAGCCATGATCGCCTTCCTCATGGGCTACAGTGAGAGCGGGGACTCCGCCTTGCTGAACATCTTCTACCAGGTGGCCGAGTACACTTTCCGCCAG TTTCGCGATTCCGAGTACGGGGAATGGTTTGGCTACCTGAACCGAGAAGGGAAGATCGCCCTCACCATCAAGGGGGGTCCTTTCAAAG GCTGCTTCCACGTGCCGCGGTGCCTCGCCATGTGCGAGGAGATGCTGAGTGACCTGCTGAGCCGCCTCGCCCCGGCctcggccccggccccggccctcAGCGCCCGGTCTCCGCCCGCCGACCCCGCCCGCCGAGGCGCAGAATAA
- the RENBP gene encoding N-acylglucosamine 2-epimerase isoform X2, producing the protein MEKERETLQAWKERVEHELDVVVAFWLEHSHDQEHGGFFTCLGRDGQVYDDLKYVWLQGRQVWMYCRLYRKLERFRRPELLNAAKAGGEFLLRYARVAPPAKKCAFVLTRDGRPVKVQRTIFSECFYTMAMNELWRVTGDTQYQSEAVEMMDQIVHWVREDPSGLGRPQLPGAPAAESMAVPMMLLSLVEQLGEADDELAGSYAELGDWCAQRILRHVQRGGQAVLENVSEDGEGLSGCLGRHQNPGHALEAGWFLLRHAVRRGDPKLRAHVIDKFLLLPFRSGWDPDHGGLFYFQDADGLCPTQLEWAMKLWWPHSEAMIAFLMGYSESGDSALLNIFYQVAEYTFRQFRDSEYGEWFGYLNREGKIALTIKGGPFKGCFHVPRCLAMCEEMLSDLLSRLAPASAPAPALSARSPPADPARRGAE; encoded by the exons atggagaaggagagagagacccTGCAGGCCTGGAAGGAGCGGGTGGAGCACGAGCTGGATGTCGTGGTGGCTTTCTGGTTGGAGCACTCCCACGACCAGGAGCACGG GGGCTTCTTCACGTGCCTTGGCCGTGACGGGCAGGTGTATGACGACCTCAAGTACGTCTGGCTGCAGGGGAGGCAG GTGTGGATGTATTGTCGCCTGTACCGCAAGCTTGAGCGCTTCCGCCGCCCTGAGCTTCTGAATGCGGCTAAAGCAG GTGGCGAATTTTTGCTGCGTTATGCCCGAGTGGCACCTCCTGCAAAGAAGTGTGCCTTTGTGCTGACGAGGGACGGCCGCCCGGTCAAGGTGCAGCGGACCATCTTCAGCGAGTGTTTCTACACCATGGCCATGAATGAGCTGTGGAGGGTGACAGGGGACACGCAGTACCAG AGCGAAGCGGTGGAGATGATGGATCAGATCGTGCACTGGGTGCGGGAGGACCCCTCTGGGCTGGGCCGGCCCCAGCTCCCTGGGGCCCCGGCCGCGGAGTCCATGGCGGTGCCCATGATGCTTCTCAGCCTGGTGGAGCAGCTCGGGGAGGCCGACGACGAGCTGGCGGGCAGCTACGCGGAGCTGGGGGACTGGTGCGCTCAGAGGATTCTGCGGCACGTGCAG AGGGGTGGGCAGGCTGTGCTGGAGAATGTGTCAGAGGATGGCGAGGGGCTTTCTGGCTGCCTGGGGAGACACCAGAACCCAG GCCACGCGCTGGAAGCTGGCTGGTTCCTGCTCCGTCACGCCGTCCGGAGAGGTGACCCCAAACTTCGAGCCCACGTTATCGACAAGTTCCTATTGTTGCCTTTCCGCTCTGGATGGGATCCCGACCATGGAGGTCTCTTCTACTTCCAGGATGCTGACGGCCTATGCCCCACCCAG CTGGAGTGGGCCATGAAGCTCTGGTGGCCGCACAGCGAAGCCATGATCGCCTTCCTCATGGGCTACAGTGAGAGCGGGGACTCCGCCTTGCTGAACATCTTCTACCAGGTGGCCGAGTACACTTTCCGCCAG TTTCGCGATTCCGAGTACGGGGAATGGTTTGGCTACCTGAACCGAGAAGGGAAGATCGCCCTCACCATCAAGGGGGGTCCTTTCAAAG GCTGCTTCCACGTGCCGCGGTGCCTCGCCATGTGCGAGGAGATGCTGAGTGACCTGCTGAGCCGCCTCGCCCCGGCctcggccccggccccggccctcAGCGCCCGGTCTCCGCCCGCCGACCCCGCCCGCCGAGGCGCAGAATAA
- the NAA10 gene encoding N-alpha-acetyltransferase 10 isoform X3 — MNIRNARPEDLMNMQHCNLLCLPENYQMKYYFYHGLSWPQLSYIAEDENGKIVGYVLAKMEEDPDDVPHGHITSLAVKRSHRRLGLAQKLMDQASRAMIENFNAKYVSLHVRKRWKPGPREGGNRAALHLYSNTLNFQISEVEPKYYADGEDAYAMKRDLTQMADELRRHLELKEKARHVVLGSIENKVEGKGNSLPSSGEASREEKGLAAEDSGGDSKDLSEVSETTESTDVKDSSEASDSAS, encoded by the exons ATGAACATCCGCAATGCAAGG CCAGAGGACCTGATGAACATGCAGCACTGCAACCTCCTGTGCCTGCCCGAGAACTACCAGATGAAATATTATTTCTACCATGGCCTTTCCTGGCCCCAG CTCTCTTACATCGCTGAGGATGAGAATGGGAAGATTGTGGGGTATGTCCTGGCCAAAAT GGAAGAGGACCCGGACGACGTGCCCCATGGACACATCACCTCGCTG GCTGTGAAGCGTTCCCACCGGCGCCTTGGCCTGGCTCAGAAGCTGATGGACCAGGCCTCCCGAGCCATGATCGAGAACTTCAATGCCAAATACGTCTCTCTGCATGTCAGGAAGAGGTGGAAGCCAGGGCCGAGGGAAGGGGG TAACCGGGCCGCTCTGCACCTCTATTCCAACACCCTCAACTTTCA GATCAGCGAAGTGGAGCCCAAATACTATGCAGATGGAGAAGACGCATACGCGATGAAGCGGGATCTCACCCAGATGGCCGATGAG CTGAGGCGGCACCTGGAGCTGAAGGAGAAGGCCAGGCACGTGGTGCTGGGCTCCATCGAGAACAAGGTGGAGGGCAAGGGCAACTCGCTTCCGAGCTCGGGAGAGGCCAGTCGTGAGGAAAAGGGCCTGGCTGCGGAGGATAGCGGTGGAGACAGCAAAGACCTCAGTGAGGTCAGCGAGACCACAGAGAGCACCGATGTCAAGGACAGCTCAGAGGCCTCTGACTCAGCCTCCTAG
- the NAA10 gene encoding N-alpha-acetyltransferase 10 isoform X5 → MNIRNARPEDLMNMQHCNLLCLPENYQMKYYFYHGLSWPQLSYIAEDENGKIVGYVLAKMEEDPDDVPHGHITSLAVKRSHRRLGLAQKLMDQASRAMIENFNAKYVSLHVRKSNRAALHLYSNTLNFQISEVEPKYYADGEDAYAMKRDLTQMADELRRHLELKEKARHVVLGSIENKVEGKGNSLPSSGEASREEKGLAAEDSGGDSKDLSEVSETTESTDVKDSSEASDSAS, encoded by the exons ATGAACATCCGCAATGCAAGG CCAGAGGACCTGATGAACATGCAGCACTGCAACCTCCTGTGCCTGCCCGAGAACTACCAGATGAAATATTATTTCTACCATGGCCTTTCCTGGCCCCAG CTCTCTTACATCGCTGAGGATGAGAATGGGAAGATTGTGGGGTATGTCCTGGCCAAAAT GGAAGAGGACCCGGACGACGTGCCCCATGGACACATCACCTCGCTG GCTGTGAAGCGTTCCCACCGGCGCCTTGGCCTGGCTCAGAAGCTGATGGACCAGGCCTCCCGAGCCATGATCGAGAACTTCAATGCCAAATACGTCTCTCTGCATGTCAGGAAGAG TAACCGGGCCGCTCTGCACCTCTATTCCAACACCCTCAACTTTCA GATCAGCGAAGTGGAGCCCAAATACTATGCAGATGGAGAAGACGCATACGCGATGAAGCGGGATCTCACCCAGATGGCCGATGAG CTGAGGCGGCACCTGGAGCTGAAGGAGAAGGCCAGGCACGTGGTGCTGGGCTCCATCGAGAACAAGGTGGAGGGCAAGGGCAACTCGCTTCCGAGCTCGGGAGAGGCCAGTCGTGAGGAAAAGGGCCTGGCTGCGGAGGATAGCGGTGGAGACAGCAAAGACCTCAGTGAGGTCAGCGAGACCACAGAGAGCACCGATGTCAAGGACAGCTCAGAGGCCTCTGACTCAGCCTCCTAG
- the NAA10 gene encoding N-alpha-acetyltransferase 10 isoform X2: protein MNIRNARPEDLMNMQHCNLLCLPENYQMKYYFYHGLSWPQLSYIAEDENGKIVGYVLAKMEEDPDDVPHGHITSLAVKRSHRRLGLAQKLMDQASRAMIENFNAKYVSLHVRKRFLSVIYFIHIRVYMSIPISQFIPPPPARILPRCGSWAALAFGEDREVGLVGRGTGRRGRTWTCCPCLASPVQLSSALFPCSNRAALHLYSNTLNFQISEVEPKYYADGEDAYAMKRDLTQMADELRRHLELKEKARHVVLGSIENKVEGKGNSLPSSGEASREEKGLAAEDSGGDSKDLSEVSETTESTDVKDSSEASDSAS from the exons ATGAACATCCGCAATGCAAGG CCAGAGGACCTGATGAACATGCAGCACTGCAACCTCCTGTGCCTGCCCGAGAACTACCAGATGAAATATTATTTCTACCATGGCCTTTCCTGGCCCCAG CTCTCTTACATCGCTGAGGATGAGAATGGGAAGATTGTGGGGTATGTCCTGGCCAAAAT GGAAGAGGACCCGGACGACGTGCCCCATGGACACATCACCTCGCTG GCTGTGAAGCGTTCCCACCGGCGCCTTGGCCTGGCTCAGAAGCTGATGGACCAGGCCTCCCGAGCCATGATCGAGAACTTCAATGCCAAATACGTCTCTCTGCATGTCAGGAAGAG gttcttatcagttatctattttatacatattcgtgtatatatgtcaatcccaatctcccaattcatcccaccaccaccagcgaGGATACTGCCTCGATGTGGATCCTGGGCTGCCTTGGCTTTTGGAGAAGATCGGGAAGTGGGCTTAGTGGGGAGGGGGACcgggaggaggggcaggacctGGACGTGCTGTCCCTGCCTGGCCTCGCCTGTACAGCTCAGCAGTGCCTTATTCCCCTGCAGTAACCGGGCCGCTCTGCACCTCTATTCCAACACCCTCAACTTTCA GATCAGCGAAGTGGAGCCCAAATACTATGCAGATGGAGAAGACGCATACGCGATGAAGCGGGATCTCACCCAGATGGCCGATGAG CTGAGGCGGCACCTGGAGCTGAAGGAGAAGGCCAGGCACGTGGTGCTGGGCTCCATCGAGAACAAGGTGGAGGGCAAGGGCAACTCGCTTCCGAGCTCGGGAGAGGCCAGTCGTGAGGAAAAGGGCCTGGCTGCGGAGGATAGCGGTGGAGACAGCAAAGACCTCAGTGAGGTCAGCGAGACCACAGAGAGCACCGATGTCAAGGACAGCTCAGAGGCCTCTGACTCAGCCTCCTAG
- the NAA10 gene encoding N-alpha-acetyltransferase 10 isoform X4: MNIRNARPEDLMNMQHCNLLCLPENYQMKYYFYHGLSWPQLSYIAEDENGKIVGYVLAKMEEDPDDVPHGHITSLAVKRSHRRLGLAQKLMDQASRAMIENFNAKYVSLHVRKSSNRAALHLYSNTLNFQISEVEPKYYADGEDAYAMKRDLTQMADELRRHLELKEKARHVVLGSIENKVEGKGNSLPSSGEASREEKGLAAEDSGGDSKDLSEVSETTESTDVKDSSEASDSAS; encoded by the exons ATGAACATCCGCAATGCAAGG CCAGAGGACCTGATGAACATGCAGCACTGCAACCTCCTGTGCCTGCCCGAGAACTACCAGATGAAATATTATTTCTACCATGGCCTTTCCTGGCCCCAG CTCTCTTACATCGCTGAGGATGAGAATGGGAAGATTGTGGGGTATGTCCTGGCCAAAAT GGAAGAGGACCCGGACGACGTGCCCCATGGACACATCACCTCGCTG GCTGTGAAGCGTTCCCACCGGCGCCTTGGCCTGGCTCAGAAGCTGATGGACCAGGCCTCCCGAGCCATGATCGAGAACTTCAATGCCAAATACGTCTCTCTGCATGTCAGGAAGA GCAGTAACCGGGCCGCTCTGCACCTCTATTCCAACACCCTCAACTTTCA GATCAGCGAAGTGGAGCCCAAATACTATGCAGATGGAGAAGACGCATACGCGATGAAGCGGGATCTCACCCAGATGGCCGATGAG CTGAGGCGGCACCTGGAGCTGAAGGAGAAGGCCAGGCACGTGGTGCTGGGCTCCATCGAGAACAAGGTGGAGGGCAAGGGCAACTCGCTTCCGAGCTCGGGAGAGGCCAGTCGTGAGGAAAAGGGCCTGGCTGCGGAGGATAGCGGTGGAGACAGCAAAGACCTCAGTGAGGTCAGCGAGACCACAGAGAGCACCGATGTCAAGGACAGCTCAGAGGCCTCTGACTCAGCCTCCTAG
- the NAA10 gene encoding N-alpha-acetyltransferase 10 isoform X1, translating into MNIRNARPEDLMNMQHCNLLCLPENYQMKYYFYHGLSWPQLSYIAEDENGKIVGYVLAKMEEDPDDVPHGHITSLAVKRSHRRLGLAQKLMDQASRAMIENFNAKYVSLHVRKSRFLSVIYFIHIRVYMSIPISQFIPPPPARILPRCGSWAALAFGEDREVGLVGRGTGRRGRTWTCCPCLASPVQLSSALFPCSNRAALHLYSNTLNFQISEVEPKYYADGEDAYAMKRDLTQMADELRRHLELKEKARHVVLGSIENKVEGKGNSLPSSGEASREEKGLAAEDSGGDSKDLSEVSETTESTDVKDSSEASDSAS; encoded by the exons ATGAACATCCGCAATGCAAGG CCAGAGGACCTGATGAACATGCAGCACTGCAACCTCCTGTGCCTGCCCGAGAACTACCAGATGAAATATTATTTCTACCATGGCCTTTCCTGGCCCCAG CTCTCTTACATCGCTGAGGATGAGAATGGGAAGATTGTGGGGTATGTCCTGGCCAAAAT GGAAGAGGACCCGGACGACGTGCCCCATGGACACATCACCTCGCTG GCTGTGAAGCGTTCCCACCGGCGCCTTGGCCTGGCTCAGAAGCTGATGGACCAGGCCTCCCGAGCCATGATCGAGAACTTCAATGCCAAATACGTCTCTCTGCATGTCAGGAAGAG caggttcttatcagttatctattttatacatattcgtgtatatatgtcaatcccaatctcccaattcatcccaccaccaccagcgaGGATACTGCCTCGATGTGGATCCTGGGCTGCCTTGGCTTTTGGAGAAGATCGGGAAGTGGGCTTAGTGGGGAGGGGGACcgggaggaggggcaggacctGGACGTGCTGTCCCTGCCTGGCCTCGCCTGTACAGCTCAGCAGTGCCTTATTCCCCTGCAGTAACCGGGCCGCTCTGCACCTCTATTCCAACACCCTCAACTTTCA GATCAGCGAAGTGGAGCCCAAATACTATGCAGATGGAGAAGACGCATACGCGATGAAGCGGGATCTCACCCAGATGGCCGATGAG CTGAGGCGGCACCTGGAGCTGAAGGAGAAGGCCAGGCACGTGGTGCTGGGCTCCATCGAGAACAAGGTGGAGGGCAAGGGCAACTCGCTTCCGAGCTCGGGAGAGGCCAGTCGTGAGGAAAAGGGCCTGGCTGCGGAGGATAGCGGTGGAGACAGCAAAGACCTCAGTGAGGTCAGCGAGACCACAGAGAGCACCGATGTCAAGGACAGCTCAGAGGCCTCTGACTCAGCCTCCTAG